The Podospora bellae-mahoneyi strain CBS 112042 chromosome 7, whole genome shotgun sequence genome includes a window with the following:
- the TRX3 gene encoding mitochondrial thioredoxin (EggNog:ENOG503P5A0; COG:O) — protein MAEPIKISTLDELNQLITSTKYVILDFWAEWCGPCKAIAPLFAKLSKSHSVPGQLAFAKIDVDASADIAKEYGITAMPSFVFVVDGQVGKGVDVQGRKLGGGVKLGEGESADRVVQIRGADPRNLTLLANELGELAKKGAEGSAEEAPKEEEKEEEAAATA, from the exons ATGGCCGAGCCAATCAAAATCTCTACCCTGGACGAGCTCAACCAGctcatcacctccaccaaatACGTCATCCTCGACTTCTGGGCCGAGTG GTGCGGACCCTGCAAAGCCATAGCCCCCCTCTTCGCCAAGCTCTCCAAGTCTCACTCCGTCCCAGGCCAGCTCGCCTTCGCCAAAATCGACGTCGACGCCTCGGCCGACATCGCAAAGGAGTACGGCATCACCGCCATGCCCtccttcgtcttcgtcgtcgacgGCCAGGTGGGCAAGGGCGTCGACGTCCAGGGCCGCAagctcggcggcggcgtcaagctcggcgagggcgagAGCGCCGACCGCGTCGTCCAGATCCGCGGCGCCGACCCCAGGAACCTGACCCTGTTGGCCAACgagctgggcgagctggccaagaagggtGCCGAGGGTTCGGCTGAGGAGGctcccaaggaggaggagaaggaggaggaggctgccgccaCTGCTTAA